GTCACATTGCCAGCCTTGTCCATCATCAGCTTGGATTCGCCACATTTGATGATGAATTCCTCGCCAGCGTTGATGGTCATGGTGTGACCGACGGTGGTGTTCTTGTAGAGACCGATCTGTTCGGTTCGGGCAATTCCAATGGTGTCGGAGCGAAATTTTTCGATCACCGTGTTGACGATGCCGCTGATCGGCAGAATTTTGCCCAACAGTCCGCCAAGGGTCGATCCCGTCGATGCCTGCTCCGTGCCGGCCGCCGTTCTGAAATTGCCGGCATTGGTGACATCCGCATTCGCCGATAAAGACGCAACCTCCGCCGTTACTCCCGCCGAAGCCATGGCCCCGGCGAATTCCTGCAACAGACCGTGACCGATAGCAGACGAACCGTTCTTGCTGTCTATGCCACCGGCCGCCGCGATACTGGCAAGAGAGGCGAACAGAGAAGAGCTTGCACCTCCACCAACGGTGACATTTTTAGACCCGCCGATCTTTTCCTGATGATTCTGACCGACATCGATCGATTTATTCTGCCCGATACTCTCGACCTGATGAGCATCAACCCGTTTGACGCGATTATTCAACACCTTAATGGTCTGATCCTTCTGGGCATGGAAGAACATATTCTCCTGGCCGTTCTCGTCCTCGAAGGTCATCTCGTTGAAGCCGCTGCCCTTGTGGGTGTTGGAGCGCAGCACCATCCGGGTCTTGTTGGCGGGCAGCTCATAAGGCACCGGGTTTTTCGGGTTCGGCACCACGCCAATCACCAATGGCCGGTCCGGATCGCCATCCACGAATGACACCATCACTTCCATGCCAATCCGCGGAATAACCTGCGCACCCCAGGTGCCACCACCCCAGGCCTGGGCGACGCGCACCCAGCAGGTATCACTGCCGTCCTTCTGTGCTTTTCTATCCCAGGGGAACCATAATTTTAATCGCCCGTATTGATCCGTGTGGATCTCCTCGCCCGATGGTCCGGCGACAATCGCCACCTGTGTCCCCTCGATACGCGGACGTTTGGTCTCTCGGTGCGGCGTTAGTGGAACGCGTGAGGGAATGGCCTCGAATGCGTTGGCATATTCCATCTCATTGCTGGCCGTCTCATAGGATCGGTCCACCACCCGATGCACAATTCGGGTAATCACATGCTCTTCGTATTTGTGTTCCGGATGCGGTTCCTCATAGGGCGTGAACCGGCGACCGGCTTCCAGAAAGCGCACATTGGACTGGCCCGTCACCCTCTCATGATCAGCCTCCACGGCCTGCATCCGAAAGGTTTCGGCCACTTCGGCTTCTTTGACATCGGAGATGCGGGCCGGATATTCGTAAAGCTCGCGCTGCTTGGCGCCCGGCATCTGGATTAGTGACGGCGTGACATTCAGCGGTACAGTGCTGGGCGTCTCAAAATTCCAGTCCGCACCGGCACGCTGGCCAGGGACATAGGAGAATTGCCGCATCCATTCGTTGATGTGGTTGCGGTCCGACGAGCCCTGGGCAAGACGTACATTCTGTTCGCCTTCTGCCGCAGCCGATGGCGAGCCCCAGGCTACCTTACTGTCGCTGACCTTCAGGCGGTGAACGCCTGTCTCGTGTTCAAACCAGTAGAATAACCCTTCTTGTTCGAATCGGCGCAGCAGATAGTCAAGATCGGTCTCGTTCCACTGCGTTGAATATTCCCGCGACGGCGGCGTTCTATGCAGAGGAGCATATGCGGGGGCCGGAATGCCATGCTCGGAAAACAGGGTTTCCATCACCTGGATGGCCGTCATATTCTGCCAGATCCGGCAATCGGAGCGGCGCGACAACAGCCACAATTGCGGGCGGATGGTCAGTGTGTAGGAGCGAAGCCCGCGGGTCACCGGCGGTCCCTCGGACAGATTGGTCACCAGTCCATTGAACGGCCGGCGCACGCCATCACCGTCCAGTTCACCCTGCCGGATTTCCAGGGAGACATCTACCAGCTTGCCGATCAGTTCTTCAGGCTTGACTGCCTCGCGTTTGGCCCGAACTGACACAGTGATTTCGAACAGGCGATTGACGCCTTCATCCACCGTCATCCGCTCAGGCAGCAACTGGTCTTCACCCAGGGGCGAGGATAATTTTAGCACACGGCTGGCCTGGATGAAATCGGCGGGTGACAGAACGTCGTCCATGGAAGCCCCCAAATGTCGTTTTCAAAATCAACAGATCGTATTGCTGGCCACGCAATGGCTATTCTAATATTCACTCATGAAGTGTCGCAATCACGACATCGAATTTGGAACGTAGATCACCCTACCAAAAGGTCAAGGTCTCGGTTGTAGATTTTTGTCTGGTTGTGCTTGCGCAGCAATTCGCTTTAAACAGTCGCTTTTTGTTGAGCAACAGGCCAAAACCCAAGCATCCTGACCCATCAGTGCCATCAAAAACTGCTCACCCCTGCCGGAGTAGGTTCGAGGATCAATGAGCATGATACTCGAAATCAATCATGTGCGTTCGTCGCAACGAATGTGATTTCATTCTCATTTATGGCGCGCCACTACAATAAGGGGCAGCTATTCAGTGCGATTGACCTCGGAATAACCCCGTCGTTTCTTTGCGCGCTCGAGGTGGGAAACGGCCCAATCCGCGTCTTCCTGGCGATCGAAGGTTTCAATCATCGTCTGGCCGCCTGAGCCGATCCGGCCCCAGTTGCGAATGACTGATACGCCACCAAACAGTGTTGGCTGGATTGCAAGCAAGTAGAAGCGTCGCATGTTCTGCGTCGTGTCAATGCGGTGAAGATGAACCAGGTCTTTCGCGTCTTTTTCCATGACTGCATTGTTGTTTCCTATTGGAGTTGCGTCCAACGACTTTTCAGAATCGATATGGCTTGATTGATTCAAAGCCGTGATGAACCGCCGCTGTTGGACAATACCGAAATGGGCGAGGTGGTGTTGTCCCATTCGGGTTGCAGCGCGATCCCGCGGGCAAATTCGCAATGACGGCCAATGTGCTCTTTTGCGGTCGTAAGATCATCCGTTGAAGATGGCACCAAACGCGCGGTGTCCTGGAATCTCTTGATAAGATGCACGTCGAACATGCAATGGGGATCTTCGATATGTCGTGTTGAGGCTTGACGTTCTCTATCGATGATGAGAACATAAAGTGAACATTGATCGGAGGCCATCATGAACACAGCCGACATTGCAATTCAAAACGCCAGGCAGGAAATATCCAAGATACGAGCCGCCCGTGAGGTCCACATGGCTCAACGCTTGGAAATGCAACGCAAGGCAGAGGCCATGATACGTCGTCCTCCGACATATATGGTAAGGAAATACGGTGGCCAGCAACTCACTCTCAACATCGGGGCGGGCTATGCAAACAAAATCAATTGAACCACAGGTTCATGATGAGGCGGCTCACCTCATCGCTTGGCACGATGGGGACGCGACGGCTGCCATCCGGACTTTGCTCAAAGATTGTCGCCATCTTCATGAACAGTTGCGGCTGGCGGCGGTTGCAATAGGCTGCGGATATACACGAGGCTGGATGCCAACAGCCGAGCCGAAACACCTCGACGTCGAAGCGGCCTCGACTGGTTGCAAAGAAACGTAGCCGCGCCCAATTTGAACAAAACGTATAGGTATGGATCGCCCTGTTGACAGGAGCGTACCACGTCAGTCTTCATCCGACTTCGTCACTTTGGGTGCGGCAATGGAGGTTGTTGTCGTATGGGGGTGATGGAACCTATTCTCTCCGACGCAGGCTTTCATGTCTTCGCGTCGAAACCAGATGGCGCGTCCGCAGCGTAGCGGTGCATTGCCAGCAGTAAAGACGATTTGCTCGTCGCTGCGCATGCGCAGAACCTCATGCGGCATGATCAGTGGCCGGCGGCTGAGCTGTTTTGATCGCGACCGTGACGATCCCTTCATGCCGGAGGAGCGATTGGTTTGGTCGACCTCAACCGTGGTGTCACCACAACGTTTCGAGATATAATCTGCGGTATCAGGATCGTTGATCGCCGCAAATGATATCCAGGATGCGGACTCGAACCATTTGGACGTCGCGTCCCGACCCCCATAAGCCTCGCGCATCTGGCCCAGCGACTGGAAGATCAGCGTCAGCGTGATGCCGTATTTGCGCCCGGCATCGCGTGCGGTTTCTAGGATACGCAGGTATCCGAGCCGGGCGACCTCATCGAGCAGGAAGAGCGTGCGTCCCTTCACATCACCGTTGCGATTGTAAATGGCGTTGAGCAGCGAGCCGATGACGACGCGTGCCAGGCCTGGATGGGCTTCCAGCACCTTCAGATCGAGTGCAATGAAGATATCCGTTCCACCGTTGGCTAGATCGTCGGTCGAAAAACTGTCACCAGATACGAGGCCAGCATAGTTCGGGTAGGATAGCCAATGTGTTTCCTTCACGGCGTTTGCATAGACACCGGAAAACGTCTCCGGCGTCATGTTGACGAAGACAGCGACGTTCTCTTTCACGAAGTCGGATTCCGACTGTTCATAAATCTCGGTCAAACGTCCCCGCAGCTTGGGCTCCGGTTCGGAGAGATTGGCCCGGACACGGCGTAGTGTCTGGTTCTTCGCGTCGGTGTGGCCGGAAAGACAAACGTCGGCGATGAGGGCCGTCAGAAGCTGCATGGCCGAGGCCCGAAAGAAGTCGTCGCGGGCGGACGCGGTGCGCGCATTGTCTGTCATGATCCAGGTGGCCACGGCGACAATATCTTCTTCCTTCGTATTGCCGTGACGGCCGATCCAGTCGAGCGCGTTGAAGCCCACTCCCTGTCGGGTGGGATCCAGCACAATCACCTTCTGCCCAGCCTTGCGTCTGTGATCGACGACCATCGGTGCGACCTCGCTTGATGGATCAAGCACAACCAGCCCGCCACCCCATTTGAGCGCTGTTGGGATCGTCACCGACGTCGTCTTGAAACCGCCGGAGCCCGCAAAAACGATGCCGTGCGAGGAGCCAAACGACCCATCGAAGCAGAGCAGCTGCGACTTGCCGCCCGCACCCCAGCTCTGTGGCTCATCGGCCCGAAAAGGCATGGTGGCCACGCTGTCCTTGTCGACTCTATATCGCTCGCCAATAACGATGCCGCCGGGTTCGGGAAAGAGCTTTGCCGCCTCCTGCAACTTCATCCAGTCGGCTTCGCCATGCACCGCTCGCTTTCCGCCGATCCGCTTAGGTCCGGTTTGAGCAAAAGCGGCATTGCCCTTGATCGCGACGCGCAGCGCAAACATTGCACTGACGAATGCGACGCCCGCACCGACCATTGTCGCTGGATCGGCATAGGTGAGAACCGATTGTCCTGCCGGTACGTTGCCCGCGATGCCGGTCAGACGGATCGTCTCGCCTATGGTCGCGATAATGATCGCCGTACTGTTTGCGGCTAGGACGCTCACACCTGCCGTCTTGATGTTGGCTGATCCATTTGCTGCAAACAATGCTATGGCACCAATTGCGGCGACGGCGATGTAGGGCAGGGCAAGGCCAGTTCGTCCTAGCATCAGCTTCGCCTGGGTCGAGGAGCCGAACTCCGCCAGCCGATGTTCCATTCCGGATGTCATTACCAACGCGGCAAGCATGATTGCCGCCAGCAGAACGAACAGCAAAAGCCTATTCACCGTCATGGCCAAAAGCCTCCACGCCGATGGACGTCAGGCGCGATCGCTCCGCCTCATTGCCTTTGATCCTTTTGTTCGCATCGATCAGAAGACCGAGCAGCAGCGCCCGCTTCTCATAGCGCAAGCCCGCTTTGACGATCAGGGCACCGAGCTCGATCTTTTCGCGCGTGTCCTTTTTGCGCGCTTCTGTCGTCATCGCCTTCGCCATCCGATCAAGCCTCACCAGGCCCGCCCGCATCCGCGCCAGGCGTGAACGACGGGCGGGTGTCGCGATCTGGCTTGTCACCATGCCCATTCTCTTTTCCGGTCGCAGGTCCTTTGCCTCCGCGAAACCGTCGTGCAATCTCCTCGAAAGCCGCCTGAAGCTCTGCCTCGTCAATCTCGATCTCCCCAATCCCGGCCTTCAGTGCGATCCGGCCGATGCGTTCGGCCTCGCGTGTTTCAGCCGCTCTCAGTTGGTCCTGTAATTTGGCGATTTCTTCCCTGATCTTCGATGACGGCTTCTTCATTCCGGTTGCTCTCCTTGGCGTCGTGGCGTTGCATTTGCGACGCCAAGTCTCCCCCGGATGCTCGAAAAATGGAATCTGCAGATCTGCAGATCGCCAAGGGCGATGCTTTCGTGAATGATCCCGCCGTTCCGAAGGAGCGGTTCCAAGGGCGCAATTATACGTCGCTGATGCGACGTGGTTGCTTTCCGCCCTGGCGGGGCCGTCGTGGGGTCGTCGCCCCCGACGAACGAGATTCGAACCGGGAGTGTTTACGCGGTGGCCATCGCCCATTTCTCAGCCAGCATCATCAGCCGCGGCGACGGCCGCAGTGCCGTGCTGTCTGCGGCCTACCGGCATTGCGCGAAAATGGAATATGAGCGAGAGGCGCGCACGATCGATTACACACGCAAACAGGGCCTGCTGCATCAGGAATTTGTTCTGCCAGCCGATGCCCCGAATTGGGTCCGCTCCCTTATCGCCGATCGCTCTGTATCGGGAGCGGTCGAAGCCTTCTGGAACAAGGTCGAGGCCTTCGAGAAGCGCTCCGATGCCCAGCTCGCGCGAGACCTGACAATCGCACTTCCGCTGGAGCTGACGGCCGAGCAGAACATCGCACTGGTACGGGACTTCGTGGAAAAGCACATTCTCGCCAAGGGCATGGTTGCCGACTGGGTCTATCATGACAATCCTGGAAATCCGCACATCCACCTGATGACGACATTGCGGCCGCTCTCCGAAGATGGGTTTGGGGCAAAGAAGGTTGCAGTCATTGGTGAGGATGGCCAGCCTGTCCGCACGAAATCTGGTAAGATCGTCTACGAACTCTGGGCCGGTTCGACCGAAGATTTCAACAAGCTGCGCGATGGATGGTTCGAACGCCAGAACCATCACCTGGCGCTCAGTGGTATCGATCTCCGTGTCGATGGCCGCTCCTACGAGAAGCAGGGCATAGACCTGGAGCCGACCATCCATCTCGGCGTCGGCGCCAAGGCGATCGAGCGCAAGGCGGAAAGCCAAGGCGTGCGTCCGGGGCTCGAGCGGATTGAGCTGAATGAGAAGCGGCGAAGCGAGAACACCCGTCGAATTCTGCGACGCCCGGAGATCGTGCTCGACCTGATCACCCACGAGAAAAGCGTCTTTGACGAGGGTGATATCTCCAAGGTGCTGCATCGTTACATCGATGATCCCGGCATGTTTCAGCAGTTGATGGCGCGCATCATCCAGAGCCCTGATGTTCTGCGCTTGCAGCGCGACACGATCGATTTTGCAACCGGCGACAAGGTGCCGGCCCGTTACTCAACACGGGCGATGATCCGGCTGGAAGCGAGAATGGCGACGCAGGCGATATGGCTGTCAAACCGGGAGGGACGTGCGGTTTCCCCAACCATACTGGATGAGACATTCCGGCGGCATGTGCGACTGTCGGATGAGCAACGGATTGCAATCGAACGTATCGCTGGCCCGGCTCGCATCGCGGCTGTCGTAGGCCGTGCGGGCGCGGGCAAGACCACGATGATGAAGGCGGCGCGTGAGGCATGGGAACTGGCCGGCTATCGCGTTGTCGGCGGCGCGCTTGCGGGCAAAGCGGCCGAAGGCTTGGAGAAGGAAGCTGGCATTCAGAGCCGCACGCTCGCGTCCTGGGAATTGCGCTGGGGCCGTGGCCGCGACATGCTCGATGACAGGACCATCTTCGTCATGGACGAGGCCGGAATGGTCGCCTCCAAACAGATGGCGGGCTTTGTCGATGCCGTGGTCAAGGCAGGGGCAAAGATCGCGCTGGTCGGTGATCCCGAGCAGCTTCAGCCGATCGAGGCGGGGGCTGCCTTCCGTGCCATTGTTGATCGCATCGGATATGCCGAACTGGATTCGATCTATCGCCAGCGCGAGGACTGGATGCGCAAAGCCTCGCTTGATCTGGCGCGGGGCCGCGTCGGAGATGCGCTCGCCGCCTATCGCTCTGAGGGCAGGGTGCTTGGTTCCGAGCTGAAGGCTCAGGCTGTCGAACACCTCATCGCGGACTGGTACCGTGATTATGACCCTGCGAAGTCCACATTAATCCTCGCTCACCTGCGCCGTGACGTGGGCATGTTAAACGGCATGGCGCGTGACAAGCTGGTCGAAAGCGGCATCATCGGCGAAGGCCATGCCTTTAGAACTGCCGACGGCATCCGCCAATTTGACGTAGGTGATCAGATCGTCTTTCTGAAGAACGAAGGATCGCTCGGCGTCAAGAATGGCATGATCGGTCATGTCATCGAAGCGGCGCCGAACCGGATCGTCGCTGTCGTGGGGGAAGGCGATCAGCGCCGCCAGGTGACGGTCGAACAGCGCTTCTACAGCAATCTCGATCATGGCTACGCGACAACGATCCACAAAAGCCAGGGAGCGACCGTCGACCGGGTGAAGGTGCTGGCTTCGCTGTCGCTCGATCGGCATCTGACCTATGTGGCGATGACCCGCCACCGCGAGGATCTGCAGCTTTATTACGGGAAGCGGTCCTTTGCCTTCAATGGCGGTCTATCGAAAGTCCTTTCCCGCAGAAACGCCAAGGAAACCACGCTCGATTACGAGCGCGGAAACCTCTACCGCGAGGCACTGCGGTATGCAGAAAACCGTGGTCTCAACATCGTCCAGGTGGCGCGTACGCTGCTGCGCGACCAACTCGACTGGACACTGCGCCAAAAAAACAGACTTGCCGATCTTGCTCAGAGGCTTCGTGCAATCGGTGAGCGCTTTGGCCTCCAACAATCCCTGAAAACCCAAGCGATGAAGGAGACAGCACCTATGATCGCAGGCATCAAGACATTTTCCGGTTCCGTCGCCGATACGGTGGAGCAAAAGCTCGACACTGATCCAGCCCTCAAAAAACAATGGGAAGAGGTCTCGACCCGCTTTGTTTACGTCTATGCCGATCCCGAGACTGCCTTCCGGGCGATGAACTTCGATGCAGTGCTGGCAGATAAAGATAGCGCCCGCCAAGTGCTTCAAACGCTTGAAGCGGAGCCGGCATTCATCGGACCATTGAAGGGTAAGACCGGTATTCTCGCCAGTAAGGCCGACCGCGAGGACCGTCGCGTCGCAGAACTGAACGTCCCCGTGCTGAAGCGCGATCTTGAGCATTATCTGAGGATGCGCGAGACTGCCGTGCAGCGGCTGCGGGCTGACGAGCAGGTATTGCGCCAGCGCATATCGATCGACATTCCAGCGTTGTCGCCGACGGCACATGTGGTGCTGGAGCGCGTGCGCGATGCGATTGACCGTAACGACCTGCCAGCGGCCATGGCGTATGCGCTCAGCAATCGTGAAACCAAGACTGAGATCGACGGGTTCAACCAGGCCCTCGCCCAGCGGTTTGGGGAACGCACGCTGCTCACCAATGCCGCGCGGGAACCCTCCGGAAAGCTGTTCGACACACTCTCTGAAGGAATGCAGCCGGAGCAGAAAGAACGCCTGAAGGAAGCTTGGCCGGTCATGCGCACAGCCCAACGGCTTGCTGCCCACGAACGCACCGTGCAGTCATTGAAGCAGTCGGGGGAATTGCGTCTCACCCAGAGCCAGACCTCGGTGCTCAAGCAATAACGCGGCGGCAGCTACTCTTGTCTCTGGCGGGTGTCGGCGTGGTCATCTCCAGTCTTGTCGCGACCGGGTGGATTGGCGGCTATCGACTGAACCTGACGCCAAGCGAGCCACTCGGGCTGTGGCGTATCGATGCGCTTTTCCGCGACGTCGATGTCGGAGATCTCGTGTTCGTCTGCCCGCCGGCTACAGCCACATTCGAAGAGGCATGGCAGCGCGGCTATCTCCGGCGCGGACTGTGTGCCAGCGGCTTTGCACCGCTCATCAAAACTGTTGCAGCACTCCCTGGCCAGCACGTCGCCATTGGCGAAACGATCGAAGTCGATGGCGTGCCGCTGGGCGCATCCCGCCTCCGAAAAAGTGATGGGCAACGGCGGGTGATCGTCCCGTATTCCGGTGGTGTTGTGCCGCGAGGATACCTGTTTCTCCACTCATCCTTTGAGAGCTCCTATGACTCACGATATTTTGGACCGATCCCCGATAGCGGGCTCCTCGGGCTTGCCAAGCCGATCCTCACGTTTGATCCCTGAAAGCTGGCGCGGACCGGTCCTGGTCGGGCTGTCGATCGTGGCTGGGACGGTCGGCTGGAGTGGAAACATCATGACCTTGCCGGTCGTGATGCTGTTCCCGCTACTCTGGGCGCAATCGCCGTCACGTTTGGTCGCTGCTGCCGTCTCAGCTGGTTACTTCCTCGCCGCTTCCCGCGGCTTGCCCCAGGGCGTCGCCAATTTCTACGCCGCTGATCTTTGGCCCGGCCTGCTACTTTGGGCGGTTGCCTCGCTTGCTTTCGTTGTCGTGCATGCCGTCCTCTGGGCAAGGCAAACGGAAAGGTTACGGGCGGTACGTTATGTGGTGGCCATGGTGCAGATGGCTCTGCCGCCATTTGGGATCATTGGCTGGGCGCATCCATTGACCGCGGCCGGCATCCTGTTTCCAGGATGGGGATGGTTTGGTCTCGGTGCTGCCGCGATCCTGTTGGTCGTCATGACCGGTCGAAGGTGGAAAATCGCGGTTGCGGCCCTGGTGGGACTACACGCCTGGTCCGCCACGAACTGGACGCAGCCCAAGGCACCCGACAGATGGAAAGGGGTTGATCTCGCGCTCGGGCAGAGGCTCGGTCGTGACAGCTCGCTCACCTATCAACGCGGTCTGATCGCAACCGCGCGTGCGATGGAGGACGGGAAGGCTCGTTTCGTCGTTTTGCCGGAGAGTGCGCTCGGCTTTTGGACGCCGACCGTGGCGCGTCTCTGGCAGGATGGCTTGCAGGGATCCAGCGTCACCGTGATCGCCGGTGCAGCGGTCATCGATGCGGCCGGTTATGACAACGTCATGGTGGCTATCTCTGCCAGCGACGCCCGTGTTCTCTATCGAGAGCGGATGCCGGTCCCGGTCTCCATGTGGCAGCCGTGGCTCGATTGGACAGGGCAGGGTGGAGGTGCACGCGCTGACCTTTTACGAAATCCGACCGTCGATATCGACGGCCAGAAGATCGCGCCTTTGATCTGCTATGAGCAGCTTATCCTTTGGCCGGTCCTGCAATCGATGATCCTCTCCCCCGCCGTCATTGTCGCCACGGGCAATGGAT
The window above is part of the Allorhizobium ampelinum S4 genome. Proteins encoded here:
- the traA gene encoding Ti-type conjugative transfer relaxase TraA, translated to MAIAHFSASIISRGDGRSAVLSAAYRHCAKMEYEREARTIDYTRKQGLLHQEFVLPADAPNWVRSLIADRSVSGAVEAFWNKVEAFEKRSDAQLARDLTIALPLELTAEQNIALVRDFVEKHILAKGMVADWVYHDNPGNPHIHLMTTLRPLSEDGFGAKKVAVIGEDGQPVRTKSGKIVYELWAGSTEDFNKLRDGWFERQNHHLALSGIDLRVDGRSYEKQGIDLEPTIHLGVGAKAIERKAESQGVRPGLERIELNEKRRSENTRRILRRPEIVLDLITHEKSVFDEGDISKVLHRYIDDPGMFQQLMARIIQSPDVLRLQRDTIDFATGDKVPARYSTRAMIRLEARMATQAIWLSNREGRAVSPTILDETFRRHVRLSDEQRIAIERIAGPARIAAVVGRAGAGKTTMMKAAREAWELAGYRVVGGALAGKAAEGLEKEAGIQSRTLASWELRWGRGRDMLDDRTIFVMDEAGMVASKQMAGFVDAVVKAGAKIALVGDPEQLQPIEAGAAFRAIVDRIGYAELDSIYRQREDWMRKASLDLARGRVGDALAAYRSEGRVLGSELKAQAVEHLIADWYRDYDPAKSTLILAHLRRDVGMLNGMARDKLVESGIIGEGHAFRTADGIRQFDVGDQIVFLKNEGSLGVKNGMIGHVIEAAPNRIVAVVGEGDQRRQVTVEQRFYSNLDHGYATTIHKSQGATVDRVKVLASLSLDRHLTYVAMTRHREDLQLYYGKRSFAFNGGLSKVLSRRNAKETTLDYERGNLYREALRYAENRGLNIVQVARTLLRDQLDWTLRQKNRLADLAQRLRAIGERFGLQQSLKTQAMKETAPMIAGIKTFSGSVADTVEQKLDTDPALKKQWEEVSTRFVYVYADPETAFRAMNFDAVLADKDSARQVLQTLEAEPAFIGPLKGKTGILASKADREDRRVAELNVPVLKRDLEHYLRMRETAVQRLRADEQVLRQRISIDIPALSPTAHVVLERVRDAIDRNDLPAAMAYALSNRETKTEIDGFNQALAQRFGERTLLTNAAREPSGKLFDTLSEGMQPEQKERLKEAWPVMRTAQRLAAHERTVQSLKQSGELRLTQSQTSVLKQ
- a CDS encoding conjugal transfer protein TraB; translated protein: MTHDILDRSPIAGSSGLPSRSSRLIPESWRGPVLVGLSIVAGTVGWSGNIMTLPVVMLFPLLWAQSPSRLVAAAVSAGYFLAASRGLPQGVANFYAADLWPGLLLWAVASLAFVVVHAVLWARQTERLRAVRYVVAMVQMALPPFGIIGWAHPLTAAGILFPGWGWFGLGAAAILLVVMTGRRWKIAVAALVGLHAWSATNWTQPKAPDRWKGVDLALGQRLGRDSSLTYQRGLIATARAMEDGKARFVVLPESALGFWTPTVARLWQDGLQGSSVTVIAGAAVIDAAGYDNVMVAISASDARVLYRERMPVPVSMWQPWLDWTGQGGGARADLLRNPTVDIDGQKIAPLICYEQLILWPVLQSMILSPAVIVATGNGWWTVGTSIVAIQKASVTAWGRLFGVPVIVAFNT
- the traF gene encoding conjugative transfer signal peptidase TraF; protein product: MTRRQLLLSLAGVGVVISSLVATGWIGGYRLNLTPSEPLGLWRIDALFRDVDVGDLVFVCPPATATFEEAWQRGYLRRGLCASGFAPLIKTVAALPGQHVAIGETIEVDGVPLGASRLRKSDGQRRVIVPYSGGVVPRGYLFLHSSFESSYDSRYFGPIPDSGLLGLAKPILTFDP
- the traC gene encoding conjugal transfer protein TraC, which produces MKKPSSKIREEIAKLQDQLRAAETREAERIGRIALKAGIGEIEIDEAELQAAFEEIARRFRGGKGPATGKENGHGDKPDRDTRPSFTPGADAGGPGEA
- the tssI gene encoding type VI secretion system tip protein TssI/VgrG — encoded protein: MDDVLSPADFIQASRVLKLSSPLGEDQLLPERMTVDEGVNRLFEITVSVRAKREAVKPEELIGKLVDVSLEIRQGELDGDGVRRPFNGLVTNLSEGPPVTRGLRSYTLTIRPQLWLLSRRSDCRIWQNMTAIQVMETLFSEHGIPAPAYAPLHRTPPSREYSTQWNETDLDYLLRRFEQEGLFYWFEHETGVHRLKVSDSKVAWGSPSAAAEGEQNVRLAQGSSDRNHINEWMRQFSYVPGQRAGADWNFETPSTVPLNVTPSLIQMPGAKQRELYEYPARISDVKEAEVAETFRMQAVEADHERVTGQSNVRFLEAGRRFTPYEEPHPEHKYEEHVITRIVHRVVDRSYETASNEMEYANAFEAIPSRVPLTPHRETKRPRIEGTQVAIVAGPSGEEIHTDQYGRLKLWFPWDRKAQKDGSDTCWVRVAQAWGGGTWGAQVIPRIGMEVMVSFVDGDPDRPLVIGVVPNPKNPVPYELPANKTRMVLRSNTHKGSGFNEMTFEDENGQENMFFHAQKDQTIKVLNNRVKRVDAHQVESIGQNKSIDVGQNHQEKIGGSKNVTVGGGASSSLFASLASIAAAGGIDSKNGSSAIGHGLLQEFAGAMASAGVTAEVASLSANADVTNAGNFRTAAGTEQASTGSTLGGLLGKILPISGIVNTVIEKFRSDTIGIARTEQIGLYKNTTVGHTMTINAGEEFIIKCGESKLMMDKAGNVTIVGTKFNFAASGHVQINGEVIDLN
- the traG gene encoding Ti-type conjugative transfer system protein TraG, with protein sequence MTVNRLLLFVLLAAIMLAALVMTSGMEHRLAEFGSSTQAKLMLGRTGLALPYIAVAAIGAIALFAANGSANIKTAGVSVLAANSTAIIIATIGETIRLTGIAGNVPAGQSVLTYADPATMVGAGVAFVSAMFALRVAIKGNAAFAQTGPKRIGGKRAVHGEADWMKLQEAAKLFPEPGGIVIGERYRVDKDSVATMPFRADEPQSWGAGGKSQLLCFDGSFGSSHGIVFAGSGGFKTTSVTIPTALKWGGGLVVLDPSSEVAPMVVDHRRKAGQKVIVLDPTRQGVGFNALDWIGRHGNTKEEDIVAVATWIMTDNARTASARDDFFRASAMQLLTALIADVCLSGHTDAKNQTLRRVRANLSEPEPKLRGRLTEIYEQSESDFVKENVAVFVNMTPETFSGVYANAVKETHWLSYPNYAGLVSGDSFSTDDLANGGTDIFIALDLKVLEAHPGLARVVIGSLLNAIYNRNGDVKGRTLFLLDEVARLGYLRILETARDAGRKYGITLTLIFQSLGQMREAYGGRDATSKWFESASWISFAAINDPDTADYISKRCGDTTVEVDQTNRSSGMKGSSRSRSKQLSRRPLIMPHEVLRMRSDEQIVFTAGNAPLRCGRAIWFRREDMKACVGENRFHHPHTTTTSIAAPKVTKSDED
- the traD gene encoding type IV conjugative transfer system coupling protein TraD, producing the protein MAKAMTTEARKKDTREKIELGALIVKAGLRYEKRALLLGLLIDANKRIKGNEAERSRLTSIGVEAFGHDGE
- a CDS encoding WGR domain-containing protein, which encodes MEKDAKDLVHLHRIDTTQNMRRFYLLAIQPTLFGGVSVIRNWGRIGSGGQTMIETFDRQEDADWAVSHLERAKKRRGYSEVNRTE